From Pseudoalteromonas rubra, one genomic window encodes:
- a CDS encoding DUF1826 domain-containing protein yields MTRALATNDNSMIPANRYAAISPEPNVLTDIYREDINLSVWQCTLTQALNSEVTNLLSNTSELQLSIAATPEQTIGELHAASALLVDKPALTEHLATLVDMFCTLFELKRAGLRLTILNKAMCPKFHVDHIPCRLVSTLGGVASQWLPHDTVDRSKLGAGSKGKKDHESGIYTSESDIQQLNAGDVALLKGSGWLGNEDGALVHRSPAPTAGEARLLLTLDFID; encoded by the coding sequence ATGACCCGTGCTTTAGCCACTAATGACAATTCAATGATCCCTGCCAATCGGTATGCAGCCATATCCCCTGAGCCGAACGTTCTGACGGATATCTATCGCGAAGATATTAACCTGAGTGTCTGGCAATGCACGCTGACTCAGGCGCTTAATTCAGAAGTAACTAATTTACTCAGCAATACTAGCGAGTTGCAGTTGTCGATTGCGGCAACTCCCGAGCAAACGATAGGCGAATTGCACGCCGCCTCGGCTTTACTTGTTGATAAGCCTGCGCTGACTGAGCACCTGGCGACGCTGGTGGATATGTTTTGTACTTTGTTTGAATTAAAGCGCGCCGGACTCAGGCTCACGATACTCAATAAAGCTATGTGTCCTAAGTTTCATGTCGATCACATACCTTGTAGGCTGGTGAGTACGCTGGGCGGTGTGGCCTCTCAGTGGTTACCTCACGACACAGTCGATCGCAGCAAGCTCGGTGCGGGTAGCAAAGGTAAGAAAGATCATGAGTCCGGAATTTACACGTCTGAATCGGACATTCAGCAGCTCAATGCGGGTGATGTTGCTTTATTGAAAGGGTCTGGCTGGCTTGGCAATGAAGATGGAGCCCTGGTGCATCGTTCGCCAGCGCCCACAGCTGGAGAAGCACGCTTGTTGCTCACGCTGGATTTTATTGACTGA
- a CDS encoding GTP-binding protein: MEPILVLVGFLGAGKTTLLKRLLLEAQQADWDPYVILNDYEHAELDARQLAEQLSEGALKPLDGSCICCSGITALRDSINRIPQRKRGITLIEANGTSDACRLMGFLGVGLDERFKPPVQIAVVDAKNWQCRGEHNVLEANQVQVSSLIVLTHTTGLSDARIQRVKDELQQVNPNATIQGVRELALWQLPELSPVSGNVDAFEHQKSHWASCSVALPALPDETCIEALCARIPETILRVKGCTRIGTSADYTYFERCPDGAVSIRPFKGEPVTGSKLLVVGPGSDPGKLNELVSQVLAAH; encoded by the coding sequence ATGGAACCAATCCTCGTACTGGTTGGCTTTTTGGGCGCGGGTAAAACCACGCTGTTAAAACGTCTGCTGCTTGAGGCTCAGCAAGCCGACTGGGACCCCTATGTGATCCTGAATGATTATGAGCACGCCGAGCTGGATGCCAGACAACTGGCCGAGCAGCTCAGTGAAGGGGCGTTAAAGCCGCTCGATGGCAGCTGTATTTGTTGCAGTGGCATCACCGCGCTGCGCGACAGCATTAATCGTATTCCACAGCGCAAGCGAGGGATCACCTTGATTGAAGCGAATGGTACATCCGATGCATGTCGTTTAATGGGGTTTCTGGGTGTGGGGCTGGACGAACGCTTCAAACCGCCGGTACAGATCGCGGTGGTCGATGCCAAAAACTGGCAATGTCGTGGTGAACACAATGTGCTGGAAGCCAATCAAGTTCAAGTCTCTTCGCTCATTGTGCTCACACATACCACCGGCTTATCCGACGCGCGCATACAGCGTGTTAAGGATGAACTGCAGCAGGTGAACCCAAACGCGACAATTCAGGGTGTGAGGGAGCTTGCACTTTGGCAGCTGCCAGAGTTGTCACCCGTGTCGGGTAATGTCGATGCATTTGAGCATCAAAAATCACACTGGGCGTCCTGCTCTGTGGCGTTACCTGCTTTGCCTGATGAAACCTGTATTGAGGCCTTGTGTGCGCGTATACCCGAGACTATTTTGCGCGTGAAAGGCTGCACACGCATTGGTACAAGTGCTGATTATACTTACTTTGAGCGATGTCCGGATGGCGCTGTGTCGATCCGGCCATTTAAGGGGGAGCCGGTTACGGGGAGTAAATTGCTGGTCGTGGGACCGGGTAGTGATCCTGGCAAATTGAATGAGCTTGTCTCGCAGGTTTTGGCCGCACATTGA
- a CDS encoding MerC domain-containing protein — MRNLSERLDKYAIGLSAMCVVHCLFVPLLVALLPAFGATFFSDEAFHRWLLVGVLVTSSSALFLGCKKHNQWRILGYGTAGIGVLFFAAFFAHDLMAEEGEKLLTILGSVLLVISHYKNFNLCQTGRCH; from the coding sequence ATGAGAAACCTGTCTGAAAGGTTAGACAAATACGCCATCGGCTTGTCTGCGATGTGCGTCGTTCATTGCTTGTTTGTGCCCCTGCTGGTTGCCCTGCTACCAGCGTTCGGTGCAACCTTCTTTTCAGATGAGGCATTTCATCGCTGGCTACTCGTTGGTGTGCTGGTGACCAGCAGCAGCGCGTTATTTCTGGGGTGTAAAAAGCACAACCAGTGGCGTATTTTAGGCTACGGCACCGCAGGTATCGGCGTATTATTCTTCGCCGCATTTTTTGCCCATGACTTGATGGCTGAGGAAGGGGAAAAGCTGCTGACGATTTTAGGCAGCGTATTGCTGGTGATCAGCCACTATAAAAACTTCAACCTGTGTCAGACCGGGCGCTGCCACTAA
- a CDS encoding methyl-accepting chemotaxis protein: MKSLKSQIALYLTVPTLVVIVTIIVLLASMSMSLTREQAEHALLQEVRNVALSLNQQNALASRTAKMLVLAQENGLFGERAQSLALSRQTLSEFPEYTGAYFGYEPDADGNDSQARNTEQVDKSVDQSGRFLPYWYRDGGSIAIAPLVDMESSLYYNGVKQRFLSSGRASAMITEPYMYEGNMIVEYSYPITEQRAFKGIGGVDRALDTVSAYLAEVKQHTGIDLFLISRDGNVIAATLENQNLRTKAITRTPYAKVFGHFFQNKQNNRIALTNDPIDQQSYYFASGFIHAGEWLVIARKSEQVVLSAVQSMFVKMAIFSALCMLVLIALSVWFIKKISLRIERAVTMAEQVARGDISGIITGDDEQDDEISTMERSLGRVVDSYRCIEKACQSITQGNFDIDMQQRSDNDHVAIAITNMAKRRKEINQALRNNNQVICASTTNQNRELENVAASTNEMSATISEVANLATQSADTANEALRAAKSTQSDLTRTVNEIQALSDEVNSVKQAISEVATSSENIGNIVDVINMIAEQTNLLALNAAIEAARAGEQGRGFAVVADEVRSLASKTRASTEEINELINVLSVGVNAAVSKVQSSVETTQITAEQSSEAVATLDDIVNNIDGISQDMTQIAAAVEQQSVTCEGINRNINVIHEEARELSTLANQDKH, from the coding sequence ATGAAAAGCCTAAAATCTCAGATAGCCTTATATCTCACCGTACCGACCTTAGTAGTGATAGTAACTATTATTGTGCTTTTAGCATCTATGTCGATGAGCCTGACCAGAGAGCAGGCTGAGCATGCTTTATTGCAGGAAGTCCGCAACGTGGCGCTGTCACTCAATCAGCAAAATGCGCTGGCATCACGAACAGCTAAAATGCTGGTATTGGCGCAGGAGAATGGCCTGTTTGGTGAGCGGGCGCAATCGCTGGCTCTGAGCAGGCAAACGCTGTCTGAGTTTCCCGAATACACCGGTGCATATTTTGGTTATGAGCCTGATGCAGACGGCAATGACTCGCAAGCGCGCAACACAGAACAGGTGGATAAAAGCGTGGATCAGTCGGGCCGGTTTTTGCCCTACTGGTATCGGGATGGCGGCAGCATTGCGATTGCCCCATTGGTTGATATGGAGTCGAGCCTCTACTACAACGGCGTGAAACAGCGCTTTTTAAGTTCCGGCCGGGCAAGCGCAATGATCACCGAGCCCTATATGTATGAGGGTAATATGATAGTCGAGTATTCATATCCCATAACTGAGCAGCGTGCATTTAAAGGGATTGGTGGCGTGGACAGAGCACTGGACACCGTAAGTGCTTATCTGGCTGAGGTAAAGCAACACACAGGTATCGACTTGTTTCTGATCAGCCGTGATGGCAACGTCATTGCTGCTACCCTAGAAAACCAAAACCTACGCACCAAGGCCATTACACGAACCCCGTATGCCAAAGTGTTTGGGCACTTCTTCCAAAATAAACAGAATAACCGCATCGCATTGACAAACGACCCCATCGACCAACAGTCCTATTATTTTGCCTCAGGGTTTATTCACGCCGGAGAGTGGCTGGTGATTGCCAGAAAATCGGAACAGGTGGTGCTTTCTGCAGTGCAAAGCATGTTTGTGAAAATGGCCATCTTCAGTGCATTGTGTATGCTTGTCTTGATAGCCCTGTCGGTCTGGTTTATTAAGAAGATCAGCCTGCGTATTGAGCGTGCGGTGACCATGGCCGAACAGGTGGCACGTGGCGATATTTCCGGCATTATTACAGGTGATGATGAACAGGACGATGAAATCTCAACCATGGAGCGCAGTCTGGGCCGTGTCGTCGATTCGTACCGCTGTATTGAAAAGGCCTGTCAGTCAATCACGCAAGGCAACTTTGATATCGATATGCAACAGCGAAGCGACAACGACCATGTTGCCATTGCCATAACAAACATGGCCAAACGCCGCAAAGAGATAAACCAGGCACTGCGCAATAATAACCAGGTGATCTGTGCCAGTACCACAAATCAGAACCGGGAGCTGGAGAATGTCGCCGCCTCAACCAATGAGATGTCCGCCACTATTTCAGAAGTCGCAAACCTGGCAACCCAGTCAGCCGACACAGCCAATGAGGCGCTACGCGCGGCCAAAAGTACCCAGAGTGATTTGACTCGCACAGTTAATGAAATCCAGGCTTTGTCTGACGAAGTCAACTCCGTGAAACAAGCTATTTCCGAGGTGGCCACCAGCAGCGAAAACATCGGAAATATTGTTGATGTGATCAATATGATCGCCGAGCAAACCAACTTATTGGCCTTAAATGCGGCCATTGAAGCAGCCCGCGCCGGAGAGCAGGGGCGTGGATTTGCCGTTGTCGCCGACGAAGTGCGCAGCCTGGCCTCCAAAACCCGGGCATCCACAGAAGAGATCAATGAGCTGATCAATGTCCTCAGCGTGGGCGTCAATGCAGCCGTCTCCAAAGTGCAAAGCAGCGTTGAAACAACACAAATCACTGCCGAACAAAGCAGCGAGGCAGTGGCTACACTGGACGATATCGTAAACAACATAGATGGGATCAGCCAGGATATGACCCAGATTGCCGCCGCTGTTGAACAGCAAAGCGTGACCTGTGAGGGCATCAACCGGAACATCAACGTGATCCATGAGGAGGCCAGAGAACTGTCTACACTGGCAAATCAGGATAAGCATTAA